The following coding sequences are from one Candidatus Nitrohelix vancouverensis window:
- a CDS encoding HU family DNA-binding protein gives MTKDELISSVIKNCKDSEISKRLAGDIIDATFETIAKAIKKEKRYSFPGFGTFTVRARKARKGRNPQTGEEIKIKASKTVGFKPAPTLKNML, from the coding sequence TTGACCAAAGACGAACTGATTAGCTCCGTTATAAAAAATTGCAAAGATTCTGAAATTTCAAAACGACTCGCTGGCGATATCATCGACGCCACTTTTGAAACAATCGCTAAAGCCATCAAAAAAGAAAAACGCTATTCGTTTCCCGGATTTGGAACGTTTACCGTAAGAGCCAGAAAAGCACGAAAAGGTCGCAATCCGCAAACTGGCGAAGAGATCAAAATCAAAGCCAGCAAAACAGTCGGCTTCAAACCTGCTCCGACTCTAAAGAACATGCTGTAA